The Kogia breviceps isolate mKogBre1 chromosome 16, mKogBre1 haplotype 1, whole genome shotgun sequence genome window below encodes:
- the METTL21C gene encoding protein-lysine methyltransferase METTL21C isoform X3: MERCEGDKLHLAEALGDSDREELSVQASSLLPGDSGMDACLRSGQQPQSVDEAPRPPDEEGLQTDGSSGPPGGSNKIEPSLQSLQKFVPMSFASYTQECYQFAGKRIVIQESIESFGAVVWPGATALCQYLEEHAEELSLQGAKTLEIGAGPGLVSIVASILGAQVTATDLPDVLGNLQYNLLRNTLNHTAHLPEVKELVWGKGLEQNFPKSTCYYDYLLASDVVYHHYFLDKLLSTMAYLCQPGTVLLWANKFRFSSDYEFLDKFKQVFDTTLLAEFQESSIKLFKGVLKWDAKC; the protein is encoded by the exons ATGGAAAG ATGCGAAGGCGATAAGCTGCACCTTGCAGAGGCTCTGGGCGATTCAGACCGGGAGGAGCTCTCAGTCCAAGCCAGCTCTCTCCTCCCTGGTGACTCTGGGATGGATGCGTGTCTGCGCTCAGGGCAGCAGCCCCAGTCCGTGGACGAGGCACCGAGACCCCCGGATGAGGAGGGACTACAGACAGACGGCAGCAGCGGACCCCCGGGAG GTTCTAACAAGATAGAACCATCGCTTCAAAGCCTCCAGAAATTTGTTCCTATGAGTTTCGCCAGTTACACCCAGGAGTGCTATCAGTTTGCAGGCAAGAGGATTGTCATTCAAGAATCGATCGAGAGCTTCGGAGCGGTGGTGTGGCCAGGG GCCACGGCTTTGTGCCAGTATTTGGAGGAACATGCAGAGGAACTCAGTCTCCAAGGAGCTAAGACGCTCGAAATCGGTGCTGGACCAGGCCTCGTTTCCATCGTGGCCAGTATTCTAG gAGCTCAAGTCACAGCAACGGATTTGCCTGACGTCCTAGGGAACCTTCAATACAATCTTCTAAGGAACACACTAAACCATACAGCACATCTGCCTGAAGTGAAAGAGCTGGTATGGGGAAAGGGCCTGGAACAGAACTTCCCCAAGTCCACGTGTTACTATGATTACCTGCTGGCTTCTGACGTTGTCTACCACCATTACTTCCTGGACAAGCTGCTGTCCACCATGGCGTACCTCTGCCAGCCGGGAACGGTGCTGCTTTGGGCAAACAAGTTCAGATTCAGCAGCGATTATGAATTTTTGGATAAATTCAAGCAGGTTTTTGACACAACACTCTTGGCTGAATTTCAAGAGTCATCAATCAAACTTTTTAAAGGAGTGCTAAAATGGGATGCTAAATGCTAA
- the METTL21C gene encoding protein-lysine methyltransferase METTL21C isoform X4: protein MDACLRSGQQPQSVDEAPRPPDEEGLQTDGSSGPPGGSNKIEPSLQSLQKFVPMSFASYTQECYQFAGKRIVIQESIESFGAVVWPGATALCQYLEEHAEELSLQGAKTLEIGAGPGLVSIVASILGAQVTATDLPDVLGNLQYNLLRNTLNHTAHLPEVKELVWGKGLEQNFPKSTCYYDYLLASDVVYHHYFLDKLLSTMAYLCQPGTVLLWANKFRFSSDYEFLDKFKQVFDTTLLAEFQESSIKLFKGVLKWDAKC, encoded by the exons ATGGATGCGTGTCTGCGCTCAGGGCAGCAGCCCCAGTCCGTGGACGAGGCACCGAGACCCCCGGATGAGGAGGGACTACAGACAGACGGCAGCAGCGGACCCCCGGGAG GTTCTAACAAGATAGAACCATCGCTTCAAAGCCTCCAGAAATTTGTTCCTATGAGTTTCGCCAGTTACACCCAGGAGTGCTATCAGTTTGCAGGCAAGAGGATTGTCATTCAAGAATCGATCGAGAGCTTCGGAGCGGTGGTGTGGCCAGGG GCCACGGCTTTGTGCCAGTATTTGGAGGAACATGCAGAGGAACTCAGTCTCCAAGGAGCTAAGACGCTCGAAATCGGTGCTGGACCAGGCCTCGTTTCCATCGTGGCCAGTATTCTAG gAGCTCAAGTCACAGCAACGGATTTGCCTGACGTCCTAGGGAACCTTCAATACAATCTTCTAAGGAACACACTAAACCATACAGCACATCTGCCTGAAGTGAAAGAGCTGGTATGGGGAAAGGGCCTGGAACAGAACTTCCCCAAGTCCACGTGTTACTATGATTACCTGCTGGCTTCTGACGTTGTCTACCACCATTACTTCCTGGACAAGCTGCTGTCCACCATGGCGTACCTCTGCCAGCCGGGAACGGTGCTGCTTTGGGCAAACAAGTTCAGATTCAGCAGCGATTATGAATTTTTGGATAAATTCAAGCAGGTTTTTGACACAACACTCTTGGCTGAATTTCAAGAGTCATCAATCAAACTTTTTAAAGGAGTGCTAAAATGGGATGCTAAATGCTAA
- the METTL21C gene encoding protein-lysine methyltransferase METTL21C isoform X2 produces MESRCEGDKLHLAEALGDSDREELSVQASSLLPGDSGMDACLRSGQQPQSVDEAPRPPDEEGLQTDGSSGPPGGSNKIEPSLQSLQKFVPMSFASYTQECYQFAGKRIVIQESIESFGAVVWPGATALCQYLEEHAEELSLQGAKTLEIGAGPGLVSIVASILGAQVTATDLPDVLGNLQYNLLRNTLNHTAHLPEVKELVWGKGLEQNFPKSTCYYDYLLASDVVYHHYFLDKLLSTMAYLCQPGTVLLWANKFRFSSDYEFLDKFKQVFDTTLLAEFQESSIKLFKGVLKWDAKC; encoded by the exons ATGGAAAG CAGATGCGAAGGCGATAAGCTGCACCTTGCAGAGGCTCTGGGCGATTCAGACCGGGAGGAGCTCTCAGTCCAAGCCAGCTCTCTCCTCCCTGGTGACTCTGGGATGGATGCGTGTCTGCGCTCAGGGCAGCAGCCCCAGTCCGTGGACGAGGCACCGAGACCCCCGGATGAGGAGGGACTACAGACAGACGGCAGCAGCGGACCCCCGGGAG GTTCTAACAAGATAGAACCATCGCTTCAAAGCCTCCAGAAATTTGTTCCTATGAGTTTCGCCAGTTACACCCAGGAGTGCTATCAGTTTGCAGGCAAGAGGATTGTCATTCAAGAATCGATCGAGAGCTTCGGAGCGGTGGTGTGGCCAGGG GCCACGGCTTTGTGCCAGTATTTGGAGGAACATGCAGAGGAACTCAGTCTCCAAGGAGCTAAGACGCTCGAAATCGGTGCTGGACCAGGCCTCGTTTCCATCGTGGCCAGTATTCTAG gAGCTCAAGTCACAGCAACGGATTTGCCTGACGTCCTAGGGAACCTTCAATACAATCTTCTAAGGAACACACTAAACCATACAGCACATCTGCCTGAAGTGAAAGAGCTGGTATGGGGAAAGGGCCTGGAACAGAACTTCCCCAAGTCCACGTGTTACTATGATTACCTGCTGGCTTCTGACGTTGTCTACCACCATTACTTCCTGGACAAGCTGCTGTCCACCATGGCGTACCTCTGCCAGCCGGGAACGGTGCTGCTTTGGGCAAACAAGTTCAGATTCAGCAGCGATTATGAATTTTTGGATAAATTCAAGCAGGTTTTTGACACAACACTCTTGGCTGAATTTCAAGAGTCATCAATCAAACTTTTTAAAGGAGTGCTAAAATGGGATGCTAAATGCTAA
- the METTL21C gene encoding protein-lysine methyltransferase METTL21C isoform X1 encodes MKVRTEISNLCCCIRCEGDKLHLAEALGDSDREELSVQASSLLPGDSGMDACLRSGQQPQSVDEAPRPPDEEGLQTDGSSGPPGGSNKIEPSLQSLQKFVPMSFASYTQECYQFAGKRIVIQESIESFGAVVWPGATALCQYLEEHAEELSLQGAKTLEIGAGPGLVSIVASILGAQVTATDLPDVLGNLQYNLLRNTLNHTAHLPEVKELVWGKGLEQNFPKSTCYYDYLLASDVVYHHYFLDKLLSTMAYLCQPGTVLLWANKFRFSSDYEFLDKFKQVFDTTLLAEFQESSIKLFKGVLKWDAKC; translated from the exons ATGAAAGTCCGCACAGAAATCTCAAACCTCTGCTGCTGCATAAG ATGCGAAGGCGATAAGCTGCACCTTGCAGAGGCTCTGGGCGATTCAGACCGGGAGGAGCTCTCAGTCCAAGCCAGCTCTCTCCTCCCTGGTGACTCTGGGATGGATGCGTGTCTGCGCTCAGGGCAGCAGCCCCAGTCCGTGGACGAGGCACCGAGACCCCCGGATGAGGAGGGACTACAGACAGACGGCAGCAGCGGACCCCCGGGAG GTTCTAACAAGATAGAACCATCGCTTCAAAGCCTCCAGAAATTTGTTCCTATGAGTTTCGCCAGTTACACCCAGGAGTGCTATCAGTTTGCAGGCAAGAGGATTGTCATTCAAGAATCGATCGAGAGCTTCGGAGCGGTGGTGTGGCCAGGG GCCACGGCTTTGTGCCAGTATTTGGAGGAACATGCAGAGGAACTCAGTCTCCAAGGAGCTAAGACGCTCGAAATCGGTGCTGGACCAGGCCTCGTTTCCATCGTGGCCAGTATTCTAG gAGCTCAAGTCACAGCAACGGATTTGCCTGACGTCCTAGGGAACCTTCAATACAATCTTCTAAGGAACACACTAAACCATACAGCACATCTGCCTGAAGTGAAAGAGCTGGTATGGGGAAAGGGCCTGGAACAGAACTTCCCCAAGTCCACGTGTTACTATGATTACCTGCTGGCTTCTGACGTTGTCTACCACCATTACTTCCTGGACAAGCTGCTGTCCACCATGGCGTACCTCTGCCAGCCGGGAACGGTGCTGCTTTGGGCAAACAAGTTCAGATTCAGCAGCGATTATGAATTTTTGGATAAATTCAAGCAGGTTTTTGACACAACACTCTTGGCTGAATTTCAAGAGTCATCAATCAAACTTTTTAAAGGAGTGCTAAAATGGGATGCTAAATGCTAA
- the METTL21C gene encoding protein-lysine methyltransferase METTL21C isoform X5, whose product MKVRTEISNLCCCISRCEGDKLHLAEALGDSDREELSVQASSLLPGDSGMDACLRSGQQPQSVDEAPRPPDEEGLQTDGSSGPPGGSNKIEPSLQSLQKFVPMSFASYTQECYQFAGKRIVIQESIESFGAVVWPGATALCQYLEEHAEELSLQGAKTLEIGAGPGLVSIVASILGAQVTATDLPDVLGNLQYNLLRNTLNHTAHLPEVKELVWGKGLEQNFPKSTCYYDYLLASDVVYHHYFLDKLLSTMAYLCQPGTVLLWANKFRFSSDYEFLDKFKQVFDTTLLAEFQESSIKLFKGVLKWDAKC is encoded by the exons ATGAAAGTCCGCACAGAAATCTCAAACCTCTGCTGCTGCATAAG CAGATGCGAAGGCGATAAGCTGCACCTTGCAGAGGCTCTGGGCGATTCAGACCGGGAGGAGCTCTCAGTCCAAGCCAGCTCTCTCCTCCCTGGTGACTCTGGGATGGATGCGTGTCTGCGCTCAGGGCAGCAGCCCCAGTCCGTGGACGAGGCACCGAGACCCCCGGATGAGGAGGGACTACAGACAGACGGCAGCAGCGGACCCCCGGGAG GTTCTAACAAGATAGAACCATCGCTTCAAAGCCTCCAGAAATTTGTTCCTATGAGTTTCGCCAGTTACACCCAGGAGTGCTATCAGTTTGCAGGCAAGAGGATTGTCATTCAAGAATCGATCGAGAGCTTCGGAGCGGTGGTGTGGCCAGGG GCCACGGCTTTGTGCCAGTATTTGGAGGAACATGCAGAGGAACTCAGTCTCCAAGGAGCTAAGACGCTCGAAATCGGTGCTGGACCAGGCCTCGTTTCCATCGTGGCCAGTATTCTAG gAGCTCAAGTCACAGCAACGGATTTGCCTGACGTCCTAGGGAACCTTCAATACAATCTTCTAAGGAACACACTAAACCATACAGCACATCTGCCTGAAGTGAAAGAGCTGGTATGGGGAAAGGGCCTGGAACAGAACTTCCCCAAGTCCACGTGTTACTATGATTACCTGCTGGCTTCTGACGTTGTCTACCACCATTACTTCCTGGACAAGCTGCTGTCCACCATGGCGTACCTCTGCCAGCCGGGAACGGTGCTGCTTTGGGCAAACAAGTTCAGATTCAGCAGCGATTATGAATTTTTGGATAAATTCAAGCAGGTTTTTGACACAACACTCTTGGCTGAATTTCAAGAGTCATCAATCAAACTTTTTAAAGGAGTGCTAAAATGGGATGCTAAATGCTAA